A window of Pedococcus badiiscoriae genomic DNA:
GAGCCTTGATGGCGACCGTGCCCTGGTTGACGACGAGCATCGCGGGGATGATCGCGTCGCCAGTCACGCCGGCGGAGAACGAGTTCACGTCGCTTCCGAAGATGGCGCCGGCTGCACCCGCGAGCCTGGCGTTCTTGGAACGAGCGACCGAGCCGCAGCGACGACCGGTGCCGTCGAACCAGCGGGTCATGACGATCTTGCCCGCGACCTTGGCCGCGTCCGCGACCGAGAACGGCGAGCACCCGTCGGTGTTGTTGGTGGCCGACGCATCGGAGCTCCAGTCACCGAGGGTGACCACGTCGGTGTTCGTCAGGCCGGGCTGGGTGGCCCAGTCGTAGGCCACCGACTTCAGTGCCCCGAAGACGTTGTCCTGGGTGCCGTCGACGGTGTCGGCCGGCTCGATGCCAGTGGGGGCGTCGACCTTGAGGCCGTCGACCACCGAGTCGCGGTCGTCGGACGCAGCCACACCGAGCACGCGCGTGGCGTTGCCGGGCGAGCCACCGACCTCGTAGACGTCGCCGCTGTTGCCGATCGAGGCCACGACGACGGTGCCCAGGGCGGCGAGGTTGTTGGACGCGACCGCGTCCGGGTCGTCCGGGGACCCATAGCTGGAGCCCAGCGACATGTTGACCACGTCGAGGCGGTCGGACAGGTCACCGTCACCGTTGGGGTCGGCGGCCCAGTCGAGCGCCTGACCGACGGCATTGGTGTCACCCTTGCAGCCGAAGACCTTGAGGGCATACAGCGAGGCGCCGGGCGCGACCCCCGGACCGATGGCCATGGTGGCGGGGTCGATGTCCGTGGCGTAGCCACCGGTGTACGTCGCCCCGGCCTTGGTCACGCCGAAGCCGGCGGCCGTGCCGCTGACGTGGGAGCCGTGGCCCTCGCAGTCGAGCGGGTTGGCGTCGGGAAGAGGCGTGGCGTGCGCGGGGTCGCTGGGATTGTAGGCGTCGCCCACGAAGTCGTAGCCGCCGACCACCTTGGCGGTGGGCGTGAAGGTGTTGGAGGCCTTGGCCGTCGCGTATGCCGCGCCCGTGCCGGGGCCGCCGAAGTCGGCGTGGGTGTAGTCGATGCCCGTGTCGATGACGCCGATCCGGACGCCCTGGCCGGTCTGGCCGCGACCCTTCCAGACGGCGGGGGCTCCGATGAGCGGGACCGACGACGAGTTGGAGATGGACTTGGGCGTGAGGCGGTGGACCGCCTTCACGCCGGGCAGGGCCGCGAGCGCCTGGAGCTTGCTCGCATCGGTGCGCACGGCGATTCCCGAGTACAGCGCGTGGGCGCGGTAGAGCGTCCGTGCCCTGGTGTCGGAGTCAGCGAAACGCGCCTCCACCGACGCCTGGGTGCGCTTGATGGTCGCCGTCTGGGCGCGGCCCGCGAGCTTGGCTGCGGAGGCGCCACGCGAACGAGCCTGAGCAAAGGCCGTCGAGGCCGGCGCAGGGTCGAGCTCGATCATGACGTCGACGGGGCCCTTGGCGCCCGCGAGCGAGCTGTCGACCTTCTCGCCGGTGGACCGCCGGGTGCCCAGGAGGAGAGATCCCGCCGTCGTGAGCCCCTTGGTGGCCTTCATCGCGTGGCCCCGGTGCTTGACCGGGACGGGGTGCGTGCCCGCCGTGGCCGGCGCAGCGCTGAGAGCTGCAGCCGCCACTATCGACAGCGCGCTGACCCCGACTGCGGCCGTGTAGCGGCGGCGCCGCCCCTGAGATTCCATCGACACGTGGTCTCCTCCGCGCGCGGAACACACCATTCACCCCGGTCCCCCGAGACGGGTGGGAGGACCCACGCCCCCCACTGGCTCACCGCGCCGTGCCTGAAATTAGGCCATCGCGCCGCAGACTGGAGCAGAATCGCCGAGACTCGACCAAAGATTTACGTTGCGCGCCCTCATCCACGTGACGAAGCGGCCGTGGTCTGCAGACCGCGCGCGCTCCGGATGATCTCCACGAACTGCCCCATGATGTCGTTGAGCCCGAAGTCCTTCGGAGTGAAGACCGCGGCCACCCCCTGGGCGCGCAACGCCCGGGCGTCGCTGTCCGGGATGATCCCGCCGACGATCACCGGCACCTCACCGGCGCCGGCCGCCCGCAGACCCGCGAGGATCTCCGGCACCAGCTCCATGTGCGAGCCGGAGAGGATCGAGATGCCGACGAGGTGCACGTCCTCCGCCACGGCGGCCGCCACGATCTGGTCCGGCGTCAGCCGGATCCCCTGGTAGACGACCTCGAAACCGGCGTCGCGCGCCCGGACGGCGACCTGTTCCGCGCCGTTGCTGTGCCCGTCGAGACCCGGCTTGGCCACGAGGACCCGCAGCCGCTCCCCCAGCTCGTCACCGGTGCGGCGGACCTCCTCGCGGACCGCCTTCAGCTCGTCGCTGCCACCGCCGGACACCCCGACCGAGCCCGACACCCCGGTGGGCGCCCGGAACTCGCCGAACACCTCCCGCAGCGCCTGCGCCCACTCCCCCGTGGTCACCCCCGCCCGGGCGGCCTCGAGCGAGGCCTCCATGAGGTTGGCACCACTGCGGGCGTCCGCCTCGAGGGCGGTGAGGGCGGCGGCGGCGCGGTCGCGGCTGCGGGGGTCGGCGTCACGTCGCTCGCGCCACTCCCGGACGGCTGCGGCGGCCTTGGCCTCGACGTCGTGGTCGACCGTCTGGATCGCGGCATCCAGGTCCGCGGTCAGCGGGTTGGGTTCGGTCGTCTGGAAGCGGTTCACGCCCACGACCACGTCCTCGCCGGCCTCGATCCGCTGACGACGCAGCGAGTGCGACGCCACCAGGGCCGACTTCATGTAGCCGCTCTCGACCGCCGGGACGGCCCCGCCCATCTCCTGCACCCGGGCGATCTCCGCCTTGGCGCCGGCCACGAGCTCGGCCACCTTGGCCTCCACGACGACGGATCCGGTGAAGAGGTCCTCGTACTCGAGCAGGTCGGACTCGAACGCCAGCACCTGCTGCATCCGCAGCGACCACTGCTGGTCCCACGGTCGTGGCAGGCCCAGCGCCTCGTTCCAGGCGGGAAGCTGCACGGCCCGGG
This region includes:
- a CDS encoding protein meaA; the encoded protein is MRTYAGHSSAAASNELYRRNLAKGQTGLSVAFDLPTQTGYDPDHPLARGEVGKVGVPISHIGDMRALFDQIPLDQMNTSMTINATAMWLLAMYQVVAQEQAEAAGADPQAAVRALAGTTQNDIIKEYLSRGTYVFAPGPSLRLITDMVAYTVSDIPKWNPTNICSYHLQEAGATPVQEIAYSLCTAIAVLDAVRDSGQVPPERFGEVVARISFFVNAGVRFVEEMCKMRAFVQLWDELTAERYGVSDAKQRRFRYGVQVNSLGLTEAQPENNVQRIVLEMLAVTLSKDARARAVQLPAWNEALGLPRPWDQQWSLRMQQVLAFESDLLEYEDLFTGSVVVEAKVAELVAGAKAEIARVQEMGGAVPAVESGYMKSALVASHSLRRQRIEAGEDVVVGVNRFQTTEPNPLTADLDAAIQTVDHDVEAKAAAAVREWRERRDADPRSRDRAAAALTALEADARSGANLMEASLEAARAGVTTGEWAQALREVFGEFRAPTGVSGSVGVSGGGSDELKAVREEVRRTGDELGERLRVLVAKPGLDGHSNGAEQVAVRARDAGFEVVYQGIRLTPDQIVAAAVAEDVHLVGISILSGSHMELVPEILAGLRAAGAGEVPVIVGGIIPDSDARALRAQGVAAVFTPKDFGLNDIMGQFVEIIRSARGLQTTAASSRG